From one Plantibacter flavus genomic stretch:
- a CDS encoding DUF1304 domain-containing protein — protein sequence MLVVSLVLVGIAALLHVYIFVLESLRWTEPATRKTFGTSELEAETTRGMAYNQGFYNLFLAIGTIVGIVFLITGSTGIGAALVFASAGSMLLASLVLITSDRTKARAAIVQGTTPLLGLIALVIALAV from the coding sequence ATGCTCGTCGTCAGTCTCGTCCTCGTCGGCATCGCCGCCCTCCTGCACGTCTACATCTTCGTGCTCGAGTCGCTGCGCTGGACCGAGCCGGCCACCCGCAAGACCTTCGGCACCTCGGAGCTCGAGGCCGAGACCACCCGAGGGATGGCGTACAACCAGGGCTTCTACAACCTGTTCCTCGCGATCGGCACGATCGTCGGCATCGTCTTCCTGATCACCGGCTCGACCGGTATCGGCGCGGCCCTCGTCTTCGCCTCGGCCGGCTCCATGCTCCTGGCCTCGCTCGTCCTCATCACCTCGGACCGCACGAAGGCACGCGCCGCGATCGTCCAGGGGACCACCCCGCTGCTC